The Opitutales bacterium nucleotide sequence AATAACCTGATTTTCAGTAAGCGCTGAGGCCAGTGAACAAATGCCTAAATAGGCACCCGCCATAAGTAAGGCACCAAAATAGCCGCTCAGCATAGGACCCAGATCTGGATCCCCAAGATACATTACCGTCAACGGCATCGGTAGGGTCAATGCCAGCGCCAATGCTACAAACACCCATGCCGCGAGGAATTTACCCATCACCGCGTCAAATAGACTGATGGGTAGCGTCAGCAAAAGCTCCCAAGTCCCCGAGCGTTTCTCTTCAGACCAGAGACGCATACCGACGGCAGGAATGAGAAAAAGAAAAACCCAAGGTAAGAAAGTGAAAAATCTATTGAGCGACGCGTCGTTCCCTTCAAAGAATCGTCCCACAAACCAGGGTAAGCCGATGGATGCGAGGATGAAAGCGACAAGAAAAACGTATGCAACTGGCGTCCTGAAGTAGCCGAAAAATTCGCGAGCAAAAATGGTACGAAGTCCGTTCATAGCAATTGAGTATTAACGCTTAGGCTGCTCGCTGTGTGAGCGCACGGAAGACATCTTCAAGTCGTACCTCTTCGCGTTCTACAGCATCTAGTTTCAAGTTTTTTTCTGAGGCCATTGAGAGCACCACAGGTCTGAGATCGACTTGATCCCTAGGTTCCAGTGTCAGGAGATTGGGTTCAGAACGCTCTACCTTTAGCACGTTGTCTCCTCCGTTTAACGCGTCAGCCAATTGTCCAATTGCATCACTCTCTCCCGTCACAGACAGGCAATTGTAGCGTGGATGGCGTTTAAGGAGATCATCGGGACGCTCGTCGACGAGCATTCTGCCACGGTTAATAATGATCACCCGATTGCACATAGCAGACACCTCTTCCAAAATATGTGTGGACAGGATGATAGCCTTGTCCTGAGCCATGCTTGCGATAAACGACCGCACCTCATCTTTTTGATTCGGGTCAAGGCCATCAGTTGGTTCGTCCATGATAAGGCAGCTGGGGTCGTGGAGAATCGCCTGGGCGAGGCCGACGCGCTGTCGAAAGCCCTTACTGAGGGTGTCCATGGTCTGCCCCATCACTGAGTGGAGATTACAGGATTCCACAGCTCTATGAATGCAGTGGACACTCACAGACGAGTCCATGCCGCGAATACGAGCTATAAAACTCAGGAATTCTCGCACGGTCATTTCTTGGTAAAGCGGTCCAACCTCGGGCAGATAACCGAGAGAGGTCCGCGCGGCGCGCGGCTCTTCAAAGACATCATGACCGTTGATGCATGCCGTGCCCGCTGTCGCAGAAAGAAAACCGGTGAGCATCTTCATTGTGGTGGATTTTCCCGCACCATTGGGTCCCAAGAAGCCAAGAATATCGCCTGGCTCCACTGTGAATGTCACGTCGTCAACCGCCCGAAACGGACCGTAATCCTTAGCTAGGTGTTTAGCCTCAATCATTGCAAAACTGTCGGGGTAATATGCATTGGGTTTTGATCGCACTTAAGGCGAGTGAAAACAGCTACTCGGATAACTTGTTTCGCTAAAATTCAAGGGAAAACCGAATCATTCGTGTAATCCGCAGCAGAATCTTCGAAGTGTAAAAATAATCTAGTAAATGATTATTAATTATTGTTAATCAATGCCTTATAAAGATGATAAGTCGAATAAAATATTGATTTTCTTTAGCATTTTTTCAGGATTTTTTCTAATCGAGCACACCCCCTGCTAAATTTTAATCATGAGCAAGCAATACGGAGATTTAAATCAAAAGATTAAAGCATTACGCGGCATCAGCCAGATCCAACGAACTTGGGCTGACGTCGCTTATTTAATGAGCGAGCAAGATCGCAAACAGTACTTGCTGATGTTGGACACAGCCAAATTTTTTATGATGCGTAACGATTTCGCGCGTGTGAATCGCGAGTATCGTGTCATCCACGACTACCTTCAGACTATCCAAACGCGCGAAGAGGGCCGTAAATAATTCTCCACAGCCAGTCCCACTTTGATTGGTGAGGGCGAGTCCATGATGGGCTCGCCTTTTTTGTTTATGCAGTTCGTGGATTTTCAGGAATCAAGCCGCGTAACACCTCTATATTTGATCTTTTCCTCGGAATCGGTCTGATCGGATAAATGATATCTGAGATCGACAGTGGACAATGGGGGATTCTGATCTTGGGAGCCCTTTTGGTCGGCCTAGCTAAAGGCGGGATACCGGGTGTGGGCAACCTGACCGTCGCTATCTTCGCTATGATATTTCCGGCACGGTTATCTGCGGGGATTTTGTTACCTACCCTCATTTGCTCAGATATTGTTGCGGTGCTTGTTTATCGAAAACACGCGGCGTGGGATCATATGGGCAAACTCGTTCCTTGGACTGCCGCGGGTATAGCTGTTGGTTATTTCATGTTGGACAAAATATCAGATACTCACGTCCAACTCATTATCGCGCTCATTCTCATGGGGATGACCGCCGTTCATTTCTACAGGAAATCCAAAGTCGCCGAAGCGAAAGCTAGCGGCATCGCAGACCCCTTCCCACACTCCCTGCCATTTGTAGCAACAACCGGAGTCCTGGCTGGGTTTGCGACGATGGTCGCCAATGCTGCTGGGCCTGTTGCCTCGCTTTATCTTCTCGCAGTGGGTCTCCCAAAATACGCATTTATCGGCACGATGGCGTGGTTTTGGTTTCTGGCCAATGTGATCAAAGTCCCTCTCCAGATCAGCCTGGGTAACATCGACACGGATACCATCCAAGTTAGCCTGTTGCTGGGGATTCCAGCTGCCCTCGGAGCACTGATTGCTCCAAAGATCGTGCGATTTATCAAACAAGATCTGTTTGAGGTCTTGGTCTGGTTCTTCATTATTCTAGCGGGCTTACGCCTTCTTTACTCAGGGATCACACAGCTTATATAGTCATGGCCCGCTCGAATCCACGTAAACTCTGGGCGGCCCACCTTGCCGGCAATGGCAAGTCGACGGGAAATAGCGCTACCACGCAGCACCCATCTATCCGGCTCGGAGAAGCTTTTTCAGGCACAGTCTTGGGCGTCGACCCGAGCTTACGTGGCACCGGCCTCAGCCTGATTCGAGTGAAATCAGGCGCGGCGCCTGAATACTTGTTATCGCAAACGGTGAAGGTGAAACCCAAAGAAAGCATGCAGACATGCCTCTATGAGATCGCGACCGCCATTCACGCTATTACAGATCAGTTCAAGGTCGATCATGCGGCAGTCGAGCAAACGATTTATGTGCAAAACTTTCAAACTGCACAAATTCTCGG carries:
- a CDS encoding ABC transporter permease subunit is translated as MNGLRTIFAREFFGYFRTPVAYVFLVAFILASIGLPWFVGRFFEGNDASLNRFFTFLPWVFLFLIPAVGMRLWSEEKRSGTWELLLTLPISLFDAVMGKFLAAWVFVALALALTLPMPLTVMYLGDPDLGPMLSGYFGALLMAGAYLGICSLASALTENQVIAFVVSVSVCLVLVLLGFGPFNDFLENLSLPVLLVDAIARFSFVYNFEAMFKGLITVGNVTFFVSLAAFCLSLNLYVLKR
- a CDS encoding sulfite exporter TauE/SafE family protein; the protein is MISEIDSGQWGILILGALLVGLAKGGIPGVGNLTVAIFAMIFPARLSAGILLPTLICSDIVAVLVYRKHAAWDHMGKLVPWTAAGIAVGYFMLDKISDTHVQLIIALILMGMTAVHFYRKSKVAEAKASGIADPFPHSLPFVATTGVLAGFATMVANAAGPVASLYLLAVGLPKYAFIGTMAWFWFLANVIKVPLQISLGNIDTDTIQVSLLLGIPAALGALIAPKIVRFIKQDLFEVLVWFFIILAGLRLLYSGITQLI
- a CDS encoding ATP-binding cassette domain-containing protein, with the protein product MIEAKHLAKDYGPFRAVDDVTFTVEPGDILGFLGPNGAGKSTTMKMLTGFLSATAGTACINGHDVFEEPRAARTSLGYLPEVGPLYQEMTVREFLSFIARIRGMDSSVSVHCIHRAVESCNLHSVMGQTMDTLSKGFRQRVGLAQAILHDPSCLIMDEPTDGLDPNQKDEVRSFIASMAQDKAIILSTHILEEVSAMCNRVIIINRGRMLVDERPDDLLKRHPRYNCLSVTGESDAIGQLADALNGGDNVLKVERSEPNLLTLEPRDQVDLRPVVLSMASEKNLKLDAVEREEVRLEDVFRALTQRAA
- the ruvC gene encoding crossover junction endodeoxyribonuclease RuvC; this encodes MARSNPRKLWAAHLAGNGKSTGNSATTQHPSIRLGEAFSGTVLGVDPSLRGTGLSLIRVKSGAAPEYLLSQTVKVKPKESMQTCLYEIATAIHAITDQFKVDHAAVEQTIYVQNFQTAQILGTARGAALTALALRHIQIFEYAPLRIKQAVSGHGRASKEQVIKSVQQILRLTVPLPSDEADATGAALCHAFTHRD